The following proteins come from a genomic window of Streptomyces sp. ALI-76-A:
- a CDS encoding DUF6415 family natural product biosynthesis protein, with product MDRQEQQVACLIERGRVLRCEGVPGEHRQAVGYVRRLAWTVSELLELLVAAQCLSQEP from the coding sequence ATGGACAGGCAGGAGCAGCAGGTGGCCTGCCTCATCGAGCGTGGGCGCGTCCTGCGCTGTGAGGGGGTGCCCGGCGAGCACCGGCAGGCTGTCGGATACGTCCGGCGGTTGGCGTGGACGGTCAGCGAACTCCTCGAGCTGCTCGTGGCAGCCCAGTGCCTGTCGCAGGAGCCGTAA
- a CDS encoding nucleotide sugar dehydrogenase, with the protein MQICVVALGKIGLPLAVQFAAKGHHVIGADVDERVVHLVNEGVEPFPGEAGLAERLKGVVVEGRLLATTDTTSAVTQAEAVVLVVPVYVDARGTPDFGWMDTATQAVARGLRPGTLVSYETTLPVGTTRGRWAPMLEQGSGLTAGRDFGLVFSPERVLTGRVFADLRRYPKLLGGIDAASARRGVEFYESLLDFDVRDELPRPNGVWDLGSAEAAEFAKLAETTYRDVNIGLANQFARFADRIGIDVDLVIDACNSQPYSHIHRPGIAVGGHCIPVYPRMYLWNDSDATVVREARATNASMPEYAVRRLAEVYGDLTGAGVLVLGAAYRGGVRETAFSGVFPVVEALRSRGAEPYVSDPLYRADELSALGLPPYSGQTVTAAVIQADHGEYRELGSDQFPEVRVVVDGRRITDPDRWAGAEVIVLGAPSQTAQRA; encoded by the coding sequence GTGCAGATCTGTGTAGTCGCGCTCGGAAAGATCGGCCTGCCACTGGCTGTCCAGTTCGCTGCAAAAGGCCACCACGTCATCGGCGCCGACGTGGACGAACGCGTCGTGCATCTGGTCAATGAGGGCGTTGAGCCGTTCCCCGGTGAGGCCGGACTCGCTGAGAGACTGAAGGGCGTCGTCGTGGAGGGGCGGCTGCTGGCCACCACCGACACGACCTCGGCGGTCACGCAGGCCGAGGCGGTAGTCCTGGTCGTTCCGGTATACGTCGACGCCCGGGGCACCCCCGACTTCGGCTGGATGGATACAGCGACGCAGGCTGTGGCACGCGGGCTGCGGCCCGGCACACTCGTGTCGTACGAGACGACGCTGCCCGTCGGTACCACGCGAGGGCGCTGGGCGCCCATGCTCGAGCAGGGCAGCGGGCTGACCGCGGGCCGGGACTTCGGTCTCGTCTTCAGCCCCGAACGGGTGCTGACCGGGCGGGTATTCGCCGACCTGCGCCGCTACCCCAAGCTGCTCGGCGGCATCGACGCGGCCTCCGCGCGCCGAGGTGTCGAGTTCTACGAGTCCCTCCTCGACTTCGACGTACGCGACGAGCTGCCTCGCCCCAACGGTGTCTGGGACCTCGGCTCGGCAGAGGCCGCGGAGTTCGCGAAGCTGGCCGAGACGACCTACCGCGACGTGAACATCGGGCTGGCGAACCAGTTCGCACGGTTCGCGGACCGCATCGGCATCGACGTGGACCTGGTGATCGACGCCTGCAACTCGCAGCCCTACAGCCATATCCACCGGCCCGGCATCGCCGTAGGCGGTCACTGCATTCCCGTCTATCCGCGGATGTACCTGTGGAACGACTCGGACGCGACGGTCGTACGAGAGGCCCGGGCGACCAATGCCTCGATGCCCGAGTACGCGGTACGGCGGCTTGCGGAGGTGTACGGCGACCTGACCGGCGCAGGCGTGCTGGTATTGGGCGCGGCCTATCGGGGCGGCGTCAGGGAGACCGCGTTCTCCGGAGTGTTCCCCGTCGTCGAGGCGCTGCGGTCGCGGGGCGCCGAGCCGTACGTGTCCGACCCGCTGTACAGGGCCGATGAGCTGAGCGCACTCGGCCTGCCGCCGTACAGCGGCCAGACAGTCACCGCCGCCGTCATCCAAGCCGACCACGGTGAGTACCGGGAGCTCGGCTCCGATCAGTTCCCGGAGGTGCGCGTCGTGGTCGACGGGCGGCGGATCACTGACCCCGATCGATGGGCCGGGGCCGAGGTGATCGTGCTTGGTGCGCCGTCGCAGACAGCTCAGCGGGCCTGA
- the wecB gene encoding UDP-N-acetylglucosamine 2-epimerase (non-hydrolyzing) — MKVMSVVGARPQFVKLAAVAAAFGGTEHHHTIVHTGQHYDADLSDVFFTGLSIPEPHVHLGMGSGTHGVQTGTILAALDPVIAAAHPEWVLVYGDTNSTLAGALSAAKQHILVAHLEAGLRSFNRRMPEEHNRVLTDHAADLLLAPTQEAVRHLAAEGLADRVVLTGDVMVDVCLRIRDKVLRDKATAAPPAFLDAQEPYLFATLHRAENTDHPDRLAALVDALTSLPVPVALAAHPRLLARAEDFGIKLDRGSLHISRPLPYAELIRTVLGSRGVITDSGGLQKEAFLLERVCTTLRTETEWPETLRNGWNTLVPDPRELGSQAWPDTVLRPAPESARGMPYGDGKAALRVVRALEDHVRGSQAR, encoded by the coding sequence GTGAAGGTCATGAGCGTAGTGGGGGCACGCCCTCAATTCGTCAAGCTTGCCGCAGTCGCCGCAGCGTTCGGCGGCACGGAGCACCATCATACGATCGTCCACACCGGCCAGCACTACGACGCCGATCTGTCCGACGTCTTCTTCACCGGCCTCTCCATCCCTGAGCCCCATGTGCACCTGGGCATGGGCTCAGGCACCCACGGCGTGCAGACCGGTACCATTTTGGCGGCCCTCGATCCCGTCATCGCCGCCGCACACCCCGAATGGGTGCTGGTTTACGGAGACACCAACTCAACTCTTGCCGGCGCCCTTTCCGCGGCCAAGCAGCACATCCTCGTCGCCCACCTGGAAGCGGGCCTGCGCTCCTTCAACCGGCGGATGCCCGAGGAGCACAACCGCGTCCTCACCGACCACGCTGCCGATCTGCTGCTCGCACCCACCCAGGAGGCGGTGCGCCACCTGGCAGCCGAGGGCCTGGCCGACCGTGTGGTCCTGACAGGGGACGTCATGGTGGATGTTTGCCTGCGCATCAGGGACAAGGTGCTGAGGGACAAGGCCACCGCCGCGCCTCCGGCCTTCCTGGACGCCCAGGAGCCCTACCTCTTCGCCACATTGCACCGGGCCGAGAACACGGATCACCCCGATCGCCTGGCGGCTCTCGTGGACGCCCTGACCAGTCTGCCGGTTCCCGTCGCCTTGGCCGCCCATCCCCGGCTGCTCGCACGTGCCGAGGACTTCGGCATCAAACTCGACCGCGGCTCTCTCCACATCAGCCGCCCCCTTCCCTACGCCGAGCTGATCCGCACGGTGCTCGGCTCCCGCGGCGTGATCACCGACTCGGGAGGACTCCAGAAAGAGGCGTTCCTTCTGGAGCGCGTCTGCACGACACTCCGTACGGAGACGGAATGGCCTGAAACGCTCCGGAACGGCTGGAACACACTTGTGCCGGATCCTCGTGAACTGGGCTCCCAGGCATGGCCCGACACCGTCCTGCGCCCTGCGCCCGAGAGCGCACGCGGCATGCCGTATGGCGACGGCAAAGCAGCACTCCGTGTGGTGCGGGCGCTGGAAGATCACGTGCGCGGATCTCAGGCCCGCTGA
- a CDS encoding acyltransferase yields MNQSGKAVFPQVRIAPSAQVDESAVLSPGTTVWELAQIREEAVLGCDCVVGRGVYVGPGVKIGHRVKIQNHALVYEPAELADGVFVGPAVVLTNDRRPRAVEADGRLRRAGDWEAVGVRVAEGASLGARSVCVAPVSIGRWAMVAAGAVVTKDVPDFALVAGVPAHQIGWVGRAGERLRALPDRAGFRECPINGILYAEKDGILTELPAQYREKSSP; encoded by the coding sequence ATGAACCAAAGCGGGAAGGCGGTGTTTCCGCAGGTGCGGATCGCACCGAGTGCGCAGGTCGACGAGTCAGCCGTACTGAGCCCTGGTACCACCGTGTGGGAACTGGCGCAGATCCGGGAGGAGGCCGTACTCGGCTGTGACTGCGTCGTGGGCCGGGGTGTCTACGTGGGTCCTGGGGTGAAGATCGGTCACAGGGTCAAGATTCAGAACCATGCGCTGGTGTATGAGCCTGCCGAACTGGCCGACGGCGTCTTCGTCGGGCCTGCGGTCGTCCTCACGAACGACCGCAGGCCTCGCGCCGTCGAGGCGGACGGACGTCTGAGACGCGCCGGTGACTGGGAGGCGGTCGGCGTCCGGGTCGCTGAGGGCGCGTCACTCGGCGCGCGCTCAGTGTGTGTGGCTCCGGTCAGCATCGGCCGCTGGGCGATGGTCGCCGCCGGGGCCGTCGTCACCAAGGACGTGCCGGATTTCGCCCTCGTCGCCGGTGTCCCCGCCCATCAGATCGGATGGGTGGGACGAGCCGGCGAGCGTCTGCGCGCACTGCCGGACCGGGCCGGATTCCGGGAGTGCCCGATCAATGGGATTCTCTACGCGGAGAAAGACGGAATTCTGACGGAGCTTCCAGCTCAATACCGAGAAAAGTCGAGCCCGTGA
- a CDS encoding Gfo/Idh/MocA family oxidoreductase gives MSRRTLRAGLIGLGAMGHNHARVLSSLDGVELVGVMDPAGDSTGAGRNTPVVATLAELLALGLDYAVVACPTALHEEVGLALAENGVPALIEKPLAHSATAAQRLVDAFGRAGLVAGVGHIERFNPALQSLRSRLEAGELGEVFQVVTRRQGPFPHRIADVGVVKDLATHDIDLTSWVTGHHYVSVSARTVSKSGRPHEDMVSVVGDLSDGTLVSHLVNWLSPHKERYTAVTGERGCLVADTLTADLTFHANGAVTTEWEALRAFRGVAEGDMVRYAIPKREPLLVEHERFRDAVEGKATDIITLDQGLRTVEVAEAVLDSARRKVSVSLRRPRTPALSMVTQRS, from the coding sequence GTGAGTCGGCGTACCCTGCGGGCCGGGCTCATCGGACTTGGAGCCATGGGGCACAACCACGCCCGGGTGCTGTCGTCGCTTGACGGTGTCGAGCTGGTGGGCGTCATGGACCCGGCAGGCGATTCCACGGGTGCCGGCCGGAACACCCCCGTCGTCGCCACCCTGGCTGAGCTGCTCGCGCTTGGACTCGACTACGCGGTGGTCGCCTGTCCCACGGCGTTGCACGAGGAGGTCGGTCTGGCCTTGGCCGAGAACGGCGTGCCCGCGCTGATCGAGAAGCCGCTCGCCCACTCAGCGACGGCCGCGCAACGACTGGTCGACGCGTTCGGCAGAGCAGGACTGGTCGCCGGTGTCGGACACATCGAGCGGTTCAACCCGGCACTGCAGAGCCTGCGTTCCCGCCTCGAGGCGGGAGAACTCGGGGAGGTCTTCCAAGTCGTCACGCGCCGCCAGGGACCCTTCCCCCACCGCATCGCCGACGTCGGGGTCGTCAAGGACCTGGCAACCCACGACATCGACCTCACCAGTTGGGTCACCGGCCACCACTACGTCTCGGTCTCGGCGCGCACGGTGTCCAAGAGCGGCCGCCCCCATGAGGACATGGTCTCCGTGGTCGGCGACCTCAGCGACGGCACCCTGGTCAGCCATCTCGTCAACTGGCTCAGTCCCCACAAGGAGCGCTACACAGCGGTGACCGGCGAGCGTGGCTGCCTCGTCGCCGACACTCTCACGGCAGACCTGACCTTCCATGCCAACGGAGCGGTGACCACCGAATGGGAGGCCCTGCGCGCCTTCCGCGGCGTAGCCGAAGGCGACATGGTCCGCTACGCCATCCCCAAGCGCGAGCCGCTCCTCGTCGAGCACGAGCGGTTCCGTGATGCCGTGGAGGGCAAGGCAACGGACATCATCACCCTTGATCAGGGGCTGAGGACGGTCGAGGTGGCGGAGGCGGTCCTCGACTCGGCACGGAGGAAGGTGTCCGTGAGCCTGCGACGCCCGCGCACGCCTGCCCTGTCGATGGTCACCCAGCGGTCGTGA
- a CDS encoding DegT/DnrJ/EryC1/StrS family aminotransferase produces the protein MTRSLPSIPAARPVIGEAEIAAAVRVLRSGRVVQGPEVAAFEEEFSELVAGRACVAVNSGTSALQLSLMALGIGPGDEVVVPSFSFAATANAVRLVGADPVFADITPGTYCLDPLAASAVIGPRTAALVPVHLYGHPAPMDQLVELAARHGLAVVEDACQAHGATLHGRPVGSFGEAGCFSFYPTKNMHALEGGMVSTGDPHLARTLRLLRNQGMEQRYENEIVGANMRMTDVAAAVGREQLKQLPAWTEQRRANAKVLDSRVEGLSVPHEADGARHVYHQYTVRVPGGLRDSVQQDLARQGIGSAVYYPTPIHRLRPYQDQGRPSLPETDRAAAEVLSLPVHPALGQAELERIAQAVSDAGGVR, from the coding sequence ATGACCCGCTCCCTTCCATCGATCCCGGCGGCCAGACCCGTGATCGGTGAAGCCGAGATCGCTGCGGCCGTACGCGTTCTGCGTAGTGGCCGTGTCGTCCAGGGCCCAGAAGTGGCCGCGTTCGAAGAGGAGTTCTCCGAGTTGGTCGCCGGACGCGCCTGCGTAGCGGTCAACTCCGGCACCTCCGCCCTGCAGCTGAGCCTCATGGCCCTGGGCATCGGACCGGGAGACGAGGTCGTGGTGCCCTCGTTCTCGTTCGCGGCGACCGCCAACGCAGTACGTCTGGTGGGCGCCGATCCCGTCTTCGCCGACATCACGCCCGGCACCTACTGCCTCGACCCGCTCGCCGCATCAGCGGTGATCGGTCCGCGCACCGCCGCCCTCGTGCCGGTGCATCTGTACGGGCACCCCGCGCCCATGGACCAGCTGGTGGAGCTTGCCGCACGCCATGGGCTCGCCGTAGTGGAGGACGCCTGCCAGGCGCACGGAGCCACGCTGCACGGACGCCCCGTCGGCAGCTTCGGTGAGGCAGGATGCTTCAGCTTCTATCCGACGAAGAACATGCACGCTCTCGAGGGCGGCATGGTTTCGACCGGCGATCCGCACCTCGCCCGCACACTTCGGCTTTTGCGGAACCAGGGCATGGAGCAGCGGTACGAGAACGAGATCGTCGGGGCCAACATGCGGATGACCGACGTCGCGGCGGCCGTCGGCCGTGAGCAGCTGAAGCAACTGCCGGCCTGGACGGAGCAGCGGAGGGCCAACGCCAAGGTACTCGACTCCCGCGTCGAGGGGCTGTCTGTTCCGCATGAGGCGGACGGCGCGCGGCACGTCTACCACCAGTACACGGTCCGCGTCCCGGGCGGTCTTCGGGATTCCGTGCAGCAGGACCTGGCGCGACAGGGCATCGGCAGCGCGGTGTACTACCCGACCCCGATCCACCGACTCAGGCCCTATCAGGACCAGGGCAGGCCGTCCCTGCCCGAGACCGACCGGGCAGCTGCCGAGGTTCTGTCCCTCCCGGTCCACCCGGCCCTGGGGCAGGCCGAGCTGGAGCGGATCGCACAGGCCGTGAGCGATGCCGGAGGAGTACGGTGA
- a CDS encoding low molecular weight phosphatase family protein: protein MTRILFVCTGNVHRSVLAERLLAAKLPPGSTLRPESAGTEAWHRFRMEDTTRAVLEELGGDGSGFVSRPLTAQLMAGAPLVLGLAREHREAAVRLAPAAMRHCFTLKEFVRLADGGAAGGGGGGFEAVVAAAATRRGAAAPVPPTEDDIPDPWSRPREELYECALEIDRAVSGLFRLWAMRH, encoded by the coding sequence ATGACTCGGATCCTGTTCGTCTGCACGGGCAACGTGCACCGCTCGGTGCTCGCCGAGCGCCTGCTGGCGGCGAAGCTGCCGCCGGGCTCGACCCTGCGGCCGGAGAGCGCCGGCACGGAGGCGTGGCACCGTTTCCGTATGGAGGACACCACCCGGGCGGTCCTGGAGGAGCTGGGCGGTGACGGCTCCGGATTCGTCTCCCGCCCGCTCACCGCACAGCTCATGGCGGGCGCCCCGCTGGTCCTCGGGCTCGCGCGCGAGCACCGCGAGGCGGCCGTGCGCCTCGCGCCGGCGGCGATGCGGCACTGCTTCACCCTGAAGGAGTTCGTGCGGCTCGCGGATGGGGGAGCCGCGGGGGGCGGTGGGGGCGGATTCGAGGCCGTGGTGGCAGCGGCTGCCACCCGCCGCGGCGCCGCGGCCCCAGTCCCGCCGACCGAGGACGACATCCCGGACCCCTGGAGCAGGCCCCGTGAGGAGCTGTACGAGTGTGCCCTGGAGATCGACAGGGCGGTGAGCGGACTGTTCCGGCTGTGGGCGATGCGTCATTAG
- a CDS encoding polysaccharide biosynthesis tyrosine autokinase, with the protein MRVARVARGATRGVAPPPEESESLWSTSSIGNRKPQFGWFPQSREGCSSLDLQGFLKALARRWPTVVVCLFLAVGAALAVTSVSTPVYEARTQLFVATRTGENTIDLNEGQTFSQARVQSYAEIVTTRQITAPVVKQLRLRTTPEELASRITADVPLKTVLIDITVRDTAPRRAARIANAVAERFSSVVEQLETPKRPVPSTRPETGDKAEDDTPVPPVSPVSLGVTEEAVAPTSPTSPRPLPNLAAGVVGGLLFAAGLVALRETLDTTFKTSEALGAFLALPGLGTIPYDRNAPRQPLVSADGHSKRAEAFRKLRTNLQFSQVDDPPRIIVVTSSVPGEGKTNIAMNLARSLAETGVSTCLVDGDLRRPCVAPAFGLIQDGGLTTVLIGQARIEDVMQQVDGGLSVLASGAVPPNPAELLASARMEEVLRELTDMYDIVIVDTAPLLPVADTVGLASFSQGALLVVRAGRTNRDQVRTAAESLERVGARVLGTVFSMAPVPKGGCYGRYGAYGQYGELPAPRTSATPEGTAASAVTRPTDGK; encoded by the coding sequence GTGCGCGTCGCGAGGGTCGCCCGAGGGGCGACACGGGGGGTGGCTCCCCCGCCCGAAGAGTCCGAGTCCCTATGGTCGACTTCGTCCATAGGGAACAGAAAGCCTCAATTCGGGTGGTTCCCTCAGTCCCGTGAGGGGTGCAGCAGCTTGGATCTCCAAGGATTCCTGAAGGCTCTTGCCAGACGATGGCCGACGGTCGTGGTCTGTCTGTTTCTCGCGGTCGGGGCGGCCCTCGCCGTGACAAGCGTGAGCACCCCCGTCTACGAGGCGAGGACGCAGCTCTTCGTTGCCACCCGCACCGGTGAGAACACCATCGACCTGAACGAGGGGCAGACGTTCTCACAGGCGCGCGTGCAGTCGTACGCCGAGATCGTGACGACCCGCCAGATCACCGCTCCCGTGGTGAAGCAACTGCGGCTGCGCACCACTCCGGAGGAGCTGGCGTCCCGGATCACCGCCGACGTTCCGCTCAAGACCGTGCTCATCGACATCACCGTCCGGGACACCGCGCCCCGGCGCGCGGCGCGCATCGCCAACGCCGTGGCAGAACGGTTCAGTTCGGTCGTCGAGCAGTTGGAGACCCCCAAGCGGCCGGTCCCCTCGACACGGCCCGAGACGGGTGACAAGGCCGAGGATGACACGCCTGTACCACCGGTCTCCCCCGTCTCCCTGGGCGTCACCGAGGAAGCCGTCGCCCCGACCTCTCCTACATCGCCCCGCCCGTTGCCGAACCTGGCCGCGGGTGTGGTCGGCGGCCTGCTGTTCGCTGCCGGGCTGGTCGCCCTCCGCGAGACGCTCGACACCACGTTCAAGACGAGCGAGGCACTGGGCGCGTTCCTCGCTCTGCCCGGCCTCGGCACCATCCCGTACGACAGGAACGCCCCAAGGCAGCCGCTGGTCAGTGCCGACGGGCACTCCAAGCGAGCCGAGGCGTTCCGCAAGCTGCGCACCAACCTGCAATTCTCGCAGGTCGACGATCCGCCGCGGATCATCGTGGTGACGAGCTCGGTGCCCGGTGAGGGCAAAACGAACATCGCCATGAACCTCGCCCGCTCCCTCGCCGAGACCGGCGTCTCCACCTGCCTTGTGGACGGCGACCTGCGTCGCCCGTGCGTGGCGCCGGCTTTCGGCCTCATCCAGGACGGGGGCCTGACCACGGTACTCATCGGACAAGCCCGCATTGAGGATGTGATGCAGCAGGTCGACGGCGGGCTCTCGGTGCTCGCCAGCGGTGCTGTGCCGCCCAACCCCGCGGAACTGCTCGCCTCGGCGCGTATGGAAGAGGTGCTGCGCGAGCTCACGGACATGTACGACATCGTGATCGTCGACACCGCGCCGCTGCTGCCGGTCGCCGACACCGTGGGGCTCGCCTCTTTCTCCCAGGGTGCGCTGCTCGTCGTACGGGCCGGGAGGACCAACCGGGACCAGGTGCGCACCGCTGCGGAATCGCTGGAGCGCGTGGGCGCTCGCGTGCTCGGCACCGTGTTCAGCATGGCTCCGGTTCCCAAAGGCGGCTGTTACGGCCGTTACGGCGCCTACGGGCAGTACGGCGAGCTGCCGGCTCCGCGTACGTCGGCCACGCCGGAGGGGACGGCCGCCTCCGCGGTGACGCGTCCCACGGACGGGAAATGA
- a CDS encoding glycosyltransferase family 4 protein, with protein sequence MPGHDPAPRQPGMCDAPIVPLRVVLLASATSAHTRRWADDLAALGHEVTVCSWHEPGLGFDGWRATSTPGGACRPLRVLRAKHWLRHELHRARPDVIHVHSLGVHGALSLLLPARPAVPVVITPWGSELRAADRHSGRALVARLALRRAARVVPTSREVAELVASRYRVLSSRITVLSWGVPDALLDAGNDADPRLTRAKYGIPSGATVALSVRSTAEVYRTHEILAAFIRAARVRPDLFLVLVAGHQPAHAAARRAQQEYLALLRARARDLAGRVAVVDQPLGQAEMFSLMRASDAAISVPQADQRSSSVLEAAAAGCRLLLSDIAPYRELVAEGLLADLLPDPLVGSLADALSHAGPLNAKDRLSNRKLISQAERGSLKVAELERLYRDVARAGAV encoded by the coding sequence GTGCCCGGTCATGACCCGGCCCCGCGACAGCCGGGCATGTGCGATGCGCCGATCGTGCCGCTGCGCGTCGTCCTGCTCGCGTCGGCCACGTCGGCGCACACCCGGCGCTGGGCGGACGATCTGGCCGCGCTCGGGCATGAGGTGACGGTCTGCAGCTGGCATGAGCCGGGTCTGGGTTTCGATGGCTGGCGAGCCACGTCCACTCCCGGCGGAGCGTGCCGGCCGTTGCGCGTGCTGCGCGCCAAGCACTGGCTGCGGCATGAGCTACACCGGGCGCGGCCGGATGTCATCCACGTCCATTCGCTCGGCGTGCACGGGGCGCTCTCCCTTCTGCTGCCGGCCCGCCCGGCAGTGCCGGTCGTGATCACTCCGTGGGGATCCGAACTGCGTGCGGCCGACCGGCATTCCGGCCGGGCGCTGGTCGCTCGGCTGGCGCTCCGGCGGGCCGCACGCGTGGTGCCGACCTCACGGGAGGTTGCTGAGCTGGTCGCGAGCCGATACAGGGTCCTCTCTTCACGGATCACGGTCCTTTCCTGGGGGGTACCGGACGCGCTGCTGGATGCCGGAAACGACGCCGATCCCCGGTTGACTCGCGCAAAGTACGGCATTCCGTCCGGAGCCACGGTCGCGCTGTCGGTCCGCAGCACGGCGGAGGTCTACCGGACCCACGAGATTCTCGCGGCGTTCATCCGTGCCGCGCGAGTCCGGCCCGACCTGTTCCTCGTGTTGGTGGCGGGACACCAGCCGGCTCATGCCGCCGCCAGACGCGCGCAGCAGGAATACCTCGCGCTTCTGCGCGCCCGGGCACGAGATCTGGCCGGCCGGGTCGCCGTCGTCGATCAGCCACTCGGCCAGGCCGAGATGTTCAGCCTGATGCGCGCAAGCGATGCAGCGATTTCGGTTCCCCAGGCCGACCAGCGGAGCTCCTCGGTACTCGAAGCCGCAGCTGCCGGGTGCCGGCTGCTGCTCTCCGACATCGCGCCCTACCGGGAACTCGTGGCGGAGGGCCTGCTTGCTGATCTGCTCCCCGATCCACTGGTCGGCTCGTTGGCTGACGCTCTCTCACACGCGGGGCCGCTGAACGCGAAGGATCGCCTGTCCAATCGGAAGCTGATCAGCCAGGCCGAGCGCGGCTCCCTGAAGGTCGCGGAACTCGAACGGCTGTACAGGGATGTGGCCCGCGCGGGGGCGGTGTGA
- a CDS encoding D-glucuronyl C5-epimerase family protein has protein sequence MKDNRTRARTTLAGMAGKAVRDLRRPSFPVDATMPPGDMTTDQPGRYPLDLRPMTAGSMLDHERVVVTRAATGETYRNPVSVSLYALAQHTGALAAGRHPATGDERPPGVRALLTQAGWLRASQDSNGGWRYPVPVPRYGVRPGWYSAMAQGLAVSVMLRGYATTGQRSFLDASEGAVELMLRPLDAGGCSHYDHLGRPFPEECPSDPVSHILNGAVFALFGLCELSRHQSGTAHERVADRLRDSLAAFDLGYWTRYDLRHTAPASFAYHCLHVALLTAAGDVLADPRWPAVAIGWDRYTRSPANRLRAAAGKGRFVLKERRARS, from the coding sequence GTGAAGGACAACAGGACGCGGGCCAGAACGACGCTGGCCGGCATGGCGGGGAAAGCGGTACGCGATCTGCGGCGGCCGAGCTTCCCGGTCGACGCGACGATGCCGCCGGGTGACATGACCACCGACCAGCCGGGCAGATACCCGCTCGATCTGCGGCCGATGACGGCCGGGAGCATGCTCGACCACGAGCGCGTGGTGGTGACCCGCGCCGCGACCGGCGAGACCTACCGGAACCCGGTCTCGGTCAGCCTGTATGCGCTCGCACAGCACACCGGCGCGCTCGCCGCCGGCCGGCACCCGGCCACTGGGGACGAACGGCCGCCGGGCGTGCGGGCTCTGCTGACCCAGGCAGGATGGCTGCGCGCCAGCCAGGACAGCAACGGCGGCTGGCGCTATCCGGTACCAGTGCCCCGCTACGGGGTGCGCCCGGGCTGGTACTCGGCCATGGCCCAGGGCCTGGCGGTGTCGGTGATGCTGCGCGGATACGCCACGACCGGCCAGCGGTCCTTTCTCGACGCGAGCGAGGGTGCGGTGGAACTGATGCTCCGGCCGCTGGACGCGGGCGGTTGCTCGCACTACGACCACCTGGGGCGCCCTTTCCCCGAGGAGTGCCCGTCGGACCCGGTCAGTCATATTCTCAACGGTGCGGTCTTCGCCCTCTTCGGTCTCTGCGAGCTGAGCCGGCATCAGAGCGGGACTGCCCACGAGCGTGTGGCGGACCGGCTCCGCGACTCGCTGGCCGCGTTCGACCTGGGGTACTGGACCAGGTACGACCTCCGGCACACCGCGCCCGCCAGCTTCGCGTACCACTGCCTGCACGTCGCGCTGCTGACCGCGGCCGGAGACGTGCTCGCCGACCCGCGATGGCCGGCGGTGGCCATCGGGTGGGACCGCTACACGCGCAGTCCGGCCAACCGGCTGCGGGCTGCGGCGGGCAAGGGCCGGTTCGTACTCAAGGAGCGCCGTGCCCGGTCATGA